The Zingiber officinale cultivar Zhangliang chromosome 9A, Zo_v1.1, whole genome shotgun sequence genome window below encodes:
- the LOC122021936 gene encoding exocyst complex component EXO70B1-like — MAADAASGDGQEKVIAVAKHIVSSLASSKNAAEDMIRILSGFDNRLSTINDLILPSADDGGGCPDGDDFGASEAELRLEAAEKVILRWDASDSFVWESSSPEDAEEYRAAVGDLIRLTGYKTSPGGCSGSPDGLVNRADIALQMAMSRLEEEFSNLMVRNAVPLDSNDLSSSIRRLSISFASDIGEPIEYFESSVEDENQHHQQSPPQHQEGSPEDRSGRSLVDERSLDLIHPEVVPDLIAIAELMIWAKYDRELHQVYCTVRRDILEECLSILGIDRMSIEEVQRIEWRMLDDKMKKWIQALKIVVRVLLWGEKRLCDQILASSEELKEECFTETVKGSVMQLLNFGDAITICQRSAEKLFRILDMYEVLADVLPDLQTLFVGDSEDLVCVEAEGVLHRLGDAAKGTLMEFGSAIKGESSRKPTQWCEIHPMTRYVMNYGRLLADYMNTINLLLDDGTTSSDQGNSEVHDNRNTDGETFESTTPLGRHMVLTISYLESNLDEKSKIYEDGAMQYIFLMNNILYIVNKVKDSDLGKLLGDHWIRKRRSQIRQYATAYLRTSWTKVLSCLKDEGMGSGSSSSVSKVTLKEKFKSFNLAFEEIYRVQTTWKVPDPQLQEELRISISERVIPAYRAFMGRYGSQLDGGRYATKYIKYTPDDLESQLSDLFEGLSGATPKKKT, encoded by the coding sequence ATGGCGGCGGACGCAGCGAGCGGCGACGGGCAGGAAAAGGTGATCGCGGTAGCGAAGCACATCGTCAGCAGCCTCGCCTCGTCGAAGAACGCTGCCGAGGATATGATCCGCATACTTTCCGGCTTCGACAACCGCCTCTCCACCATCAACGATCTCATCCTCCCTTCTGCCGACGATGGCGGAGGTTGTCCCGACGGAGATGACTTCGGTGCCTCGGAGGCTGAACTCCGGCTCGAGGCTGCCGAGAAGGTCATACTCCGCTGGGACGCCTCCGATTCCTTTGTGTGGGAGTCTTCGTCTCCCGAGGACGCAGAGGAGTACCGCGCTGCGGTTGGTGATCTTATCCGCTTAACAGGTTATAAAACCTCTCCAGGCGGCTGCAGTGGATCGCCTGACGGCCTCGTTAATCGCGCGGATATTGCACTCCAGATGGCAATGTCCCGGCTTGAGGAGGAATTTAGCAATTTGATGGTTCGCAACGCGGTCCCCCTGGACTCCAATGACTTAAGCTCCTCCATTCGTCGTCTCTCCATCTCTTTTGCATCCGACATCGGAGAGCCTATAGAATACTTTGAGAGCTCCGTTGAAGATGAAAACCAACACCATCAGCAGTCGCCACCACAGCACCAAGAAGGAAGTCCTGAAGATAGATCTGGAAGAAGTCTGGTGGACGAGCGGAGCTTAGATCTGATTCATCCTGAAGTTGTCCCTGATCTCATTGCAATCGCAGAACTTATGATATGGGCCAAGTATGACCGTGAGCTCCATCAGGTGTACTGCACAGTACGCCGGGATATCCTCGAGGAGTGCCTCTCTATTCTTGGCATTGATAGGATGAGCATAGAGGAGGTACAGAGAATTGAGTGGAGGATGCTTGATGACAAGATGAAGAAGTGGATTCAGGCCCTGAAGATCGTTGTTCGAGTTCTGCTCTGGGGAGAGAAACGGCTCTGTGACCAGATTCTGGCTTCTTCAGAGGAGCTTAAGGAAGAGTGTTTCACAGAAACTGTTAAGGGGTCAGTTATGCAGCTACTTAACTTTGGTGATGCCATTACTATATGCCAGCGGTCTGCTGAAAAGCTCTTTCGTATCCTGGATATGTATGAGGTGCTTGCTGATGTTTTGCCAGATCTTCAGACCTTGTTTGTTGGAGACTCAGAGGACCTCGTATGTGTAGAGGCCGAAGGGGTTTTGCATAGATTAGGTGATGCAGCGAAAGGAACTCTTATGGAATTTGGGAGTGCAATCAAGGGGGAGTCATCTCGGAAGCCAACGCAGTGGTGTGAGATCCATCCCATGACACGCTATGTCATGAACTATGGAAGATTACTTGCGGACTACATGAATACCATAAATTTGCTTTTAGATGATGGAACGACAAGCAGTGATCAGGGCAATTCTGAAGTTCATGATAATAGGAACACTGATGGAGAGACTTTTGAGAGCACGACTCCATTAGGTCGTCATATGGTTCTGACAATTTCATATTTGGAATCTAATTTGGATGAAAAATCCAAAATTTATGAAGATGGAGCAATGCAGTATATATTTCTTATGAACAATATACTCTATATTGTCAATAAAGTGAAGGATTCAGATCTTGGGAAGCTTTTGGGAGACCACTGGATAAGAAAGCGCCGCAGCCAAATTCGGCAGTATGCCACAGCCTACCTTAGAACTTCCTGGACCAAAGTGTTGTCTTGTTTGAAGGATGAAGGAATGGGGAGTGGTAGCTCCAGCAGTGTCTCAAAGGTCACTCTAAAGGAGAAGTTTAAAAGCTTCAACTTGGCATTTGAAGAAATTTATAGGGTTCAGACCACTTGGAAGGTTCCAGATCCTCAGCTCCAAGAAGAACTGAGAATTTCAATATCAGAGAGGGTCATCCCAGCATATCGAGCATTTATGGGAAGGTATGGCAGTCAATTAGATGGTGGAAGATATGCGACAAAATATATAAAGTATACACCAGATGATTTGGAGAGCCAGCTTTCAGATCTGTTTGAAGGTTTATCTGGTGCCACTCCgaaaaaaaagacttag
- the LOC122021937 gene encoding SWI/SNF complex component SNF12 homolog: MASNSNNQQRTMGGPPSLAHAGMGSPASANQPPHLRPPLPPGSSPFQNLFHSQTQAQVQPHVHSPFQIQMGSQVQLGHLGTSSPSFSTPGMSGGVKRPSLQKPPAPIPMSAIPGIKAVDITAAARRKKQKLPEKHLPDRVAALLPESALYTQLLEFESRVDAALSRKKIDIQEALKSSPSVQRTLRIYVFNTFADQTRSIPEPKNTEPPSWSLKIVGRILEDGVDPDPVGGLSKPNPMLPKFSSFFKRVTIALDPSLYPENPTIVWEQSRSPAMHEGFEIKRRGDKEFTASIRLEMNYNPEKFRLSPMLMEVLGIEVDTRARIIAGIWQYVKAKKLQNPTDPSYFVCDPPLKKVFGEDRIKFATVSQKISPHLSPPQPIHLEHRIRLSGNGAVGNACYDVLVDVPFPLQKEMASFLANAEKHRDIEACDEVICASIKKIHEHRRRRAFFLGFSQSPVEFINALIASQSRDLKLVAGESSRNSERERRSDFYNQPWVEDAVIRYLNHKPAAGNDNPGSI; the protein is encoded by the exons ATGGCTTCCAACAGCAACAACCAACAGCGGACCATGGGTGGGCCGCCGTCCCTCGCCCACGCTGGAATGGGCTCGCCGGCGTCGGCCAACCAGCCTCCCCATCTCCGTCCCCCGCTTCCCCCGGGCTCGTCCCCCTTCCAGAATCTTTTCCACTCCCAAACGCAGGCCCAAGTCCAGCCGCATGTCCACTCTCCCTTTCAGATCCAGATGGGTTCCCAGGTTCAGCTTGGTCATCTTGGCACCTCCTCCCCCTCCTTCTCCACCCCCGGTATGTCTGGAGGCGTCAAACGACCATCCCTTCAGAAGCCCCCAGCTCCCATTCCTATGTCTGCTATCCCAGGCATCAAGGCCGTTGATATAACTGCTGCTGCCAGGAGGAAGAAGCAAAAGCTTCCGGAGAAGCATCTGCCTGATCGAGTCGCAGCTCTCTTGCCTGAGTCGGCCCTCTACACTCAATTGCTGGAGTTTGAATCCCGAGTTGATGCAGCCCTGTCTAGGAAGAAGATCGACATCCAGGAAGCTCTAAAAAGCTCACCTTCCGTGCAAAGGACCCTTAGGATTTATGTCTTTAATACCTTCGCAGACCAGACACGGTCAATCCCTGAGCCCAAGAATACAGAGCCTCCATCATGGTCACTGAAGATAGTTGGAAGGATCTTGGAAGATGGGGTTGACCCTGATCCTGTTGGTGGATTGTCTAAGCCAAACCCCATGCTTCCCAAATTCTCTTCATTCTTTAAGAGGGTAACAATTGCGCTGGACCCATCACTCTACCCAGAGAACCCAACAATTGTGTGGGAGCAGTCTCGCTCACCAGCAATGCATGAGGGCTTTGAGATCAAGCGGAGGGGGGATAAGGAGTTCACTGCTAGTATTAGGCTTGAGATGAATTACAATCCTGAGAAGTTCAGATTGTCACCAATGCTTATGGAGGTGCTTGGAATTGAGGTTGATACACGAGCTAGAATTATAGCTGGGATATGGCAATATGTGAAAGCAAAGAAGTTGCAGAACCCTACTGATCCTTCCTATTTTGTTTGTGATCCACCTTTGAAGAAAGTGTTTGGAGAAGACAGGATAAAATTTGCCACAGTTTCGCAGAAGATTTCACCACACTTGTCTCCCCCACAACCCATACACTTGGAACATAGGATCAGGCTTTCAGGAAATGGGGCAGTAGGCAATGCTTGCTATGATGTTCTTGTTGATGTTCCATTTCCATTGCAGAAGGAAATGGCATCCTTCCTTGCCAACGCTGAGAAACACCGAGATATTGAGGCTTGTGATGAAGTGATATGTGCCTCAATTAAGAAGATTCATGAGCATCGAAGGAGAAGAGctttctttcttggattcagTCAGTCCCCTGTGGAGTTCATTAATGCTTTGATTGCTTCTCAGAGTAGGGATTTGAAACTAGTTGCTGGTGAATCAAGCCGCAACAGTGAGAGGGAACGGCGTTCTGACTTCTATAACCAACCATG ggTGGAGGATGCTGTTATACGCTATTTGAACCATAAACCTGCAGCTGGTAATGATAATCCAGGTAGCATATGA